One window from the genome of Choloepus didactylus isolate mChoDid1 chromosome 2, mChoDid1.pri, whole genome shotgun sequence encodes:
- the ZC3H12A gene encoding endoribonuclease ZC3H12A isoform X1, with the protein MSAPCGERPIQAANPTMSLWEHGDSHSWQGTPEPAQDPPVEEASAVELQMKVDFFRKLGYSSAEIHSVLQKLGVHADTNTVLGELVKHGSAAERERQALPDPCPQVPLIPRGGGTAKAPTLETSPPEEEKDGSDLRPVVIDGSNVAMSHGNKEVFSCQGILLAVNWFLERGHTDITVFVPSWRKEQPRPDVPITDQHILRELEKKKILVFTPSRRVGGKRVVCYDDRFIVKLAFESDGVVVSNDTYRDLQSERLEWKRFIEERLLMYSFVNDKFMPPDDPLGRHGPSLDNFLRKKPLASEHRKQPCPYGRKCTYGIKCRFFHPERPSRPQRSVADELRANARLSPPRAPGKDKSGRQPSSSPQPGSLPTEGEPCGLEGKNLGARASPGPRQEGLTQTFAPAGKSLASSSGSFGPTDWFPQPLDSLPYASQDCLDSGIGSLESQMSELWGVRGGGPGEPGPPRGPYASYGPYGSELPATPAFSAFGQALGAGHFSVPAEYVPPPPAYPPRDYWSEPYQLPPPTPVLQETHVQSPGADRGPWGGAGSLTKERASVYTKLCGVFPPHLVEAVMGHYPQLLDPQKLAAKILSYKSQHLSG; encoded by the exons ATGAGTGCCCCCTGTGGAGAGAGGCCCATCCAGGCAGCCAACCCCACCATGAGTTTGTGGGAACATGGGGACAGCCACAGCTGGCAGGGAACCCCCGAACCAGCCCAGGATCCCCCCGTTGAAGAGGCATCAGCTGTGGAACTGCAGATGAAGGTGGATTTCTTCAGGAAGCTGGGCTACTCTTCTGCTGAGATCCACAGCGTTCTGCAGAAGCTAGGGGTCCATGCGGACACCAACACGGTGCTGGGCGAGCTGGTGAAACACGGGTCAGCTGCCGAGCGGGAGCGCCAGGCCCTGCCAGACCCCTGCCCCCAGGTCCCTCTGATCCCACGGGGCGGGGGTACTGCCAAGGCTCCCACTCTGGAGACCTCGCCCCCTGAGGAGGAAAAGGATGGCAGCGACTTGAGGCCCGTGGTCATTGACGGGAGCAACGTGGCCATGAG ccACGGCAACAAGGAGGTCTTCTCGTGCCAGGGCATCCTGCTGGCCGTGAACTGGTTTCTGGAGCGGGGCCACACGGACATCACAGTATTTGTGCCCTCCTGGAGGAAGGAGCAGCCTCGGCCCGACGTGCCCATCACAG ACCAGCACATCCTGCGGGAGCTGGAGAAGAAGAAAATCCTGGTATTCACACCATCGCGGCGAGTGGGTGGCAAGCGGGTGGTGTGCTATGACGACCGCTTCATCGTGAAGCTGGCCTTCGAGTCCGACGGGGTTGTGGTCTCCAACGACACGTACCGGGACCTCCAGAGCGAGCGGCTGGAGTGGAAGCGCTTCATCGAGGAGCGGCTGCTCATGTACTCCTTTGTCAACGACAA GTTCATGCCCCCTGATGACCCCTTGGGCCGGCATGGGCCCAGCTTGGACAACTTCCTGCGTAAGAAGCCACTCGCCTCCGAGCACAGGAAGCAGCCCTGCCCATATG GAAGGAAATGCACCTATGGCATCAAGTGCCGATTCTTCCACCCGGAGCGGCCAAGCCGCCCCCAGCGTTCCGTGGCTGATGAGCTCCGTGCCAACGCCCGTCTCTCGCCCCCCAGGGCCCCGGGCAAGGACAAGAGCGGCCGACAGCCTTCATCTTCACCTCAGCCTGGCTCTCTGCCTACTGAGGGTGAGCCGTGCGGCCTGGAGGGGAAGAACCTGGGGGCCCGGGCGTCCCCAGGACCCCGCCAGGAAGGTCTGACACAGACCTTTGCCCCTGCAGGCAAGAGCCTCGCGTCCAGCAGTGGCAGCTTCGGGCCCACAGACTggttcccccagcccctggactCGCTGCCATACGCCTCCCAGGACTGCCTGGACTCGGGCATTGGCTCCCTGGAGAGCCAGATGTCCGAACTGTGGGGGGTTCGGGGAGGAGGCCCTGGCGAGCCGGGCCCACCTCGGGGCCCGTACGCCAGTTATGGCCCCTATGGCTCTGAGCTCCCAGCCACTCCGGCCTTTTCTGCCTTTGGACAGGCTCTGGGTGCTGGTCACTTTAGCGTCCCTGCTGAGTATGTGCCCCCGCCCCCCGCCTATCCACCTCGAGATTACTGGTCGGAGCCGTACcagctgcccccacccaccccggTCCTCCAGGAGACCCACGTGCAAAGCCCAGGGGCTGACCGGGGCCCATGGGGTGGGGCAGGCAGCCTCACCAAGGAGCGGGCCAGTGTGTACACCAAGCTGTGCGGCGTCTTCCCCCCACACCTGGTGGAGGCTGTGATGGGGCACTACCCGCAGCTCCTGGACCCCCAGAAGCTGGCTGCCAAGATCCTCTCCTACAAGTCCCAGCACCTCAGCGGGTAG
- the ZC3H12A gene encoding endoribonuclease ZC3H12A isoform X2, translated as MYSFVNDKFMPPDDPLGRHGPSLDNFLRKKPLASEHRKQPCPYGRKCTYGIKCRFFHPERPSRPQRSVADELRANARLSPPRAPGKDKSGRQPSSSPQPGSLPTEGEPCGLEGKNLGARASPGPRQEGLTQTFAPAGKSLASSSGSFGPTDWFPQPLDSLPYASQDCLDSGIGSLESQMSELWGVRGGGPGEPGPPRGPYASYGPYGSELPATPAFSAFGQALGAGHFSVPAEYVPPPPAYPPRDYWSEPYQLPPPTPVLQETHVQSPGADRGPWGGAGSLTKERASVYTKLCGVFPPHLVEAVMGHYPQLLDPQKLAAKILSYKSQHLSG; from the exons ATGTACTCCTTTGTCAACGACAA GTTCATGCCCCCTGATGACCCCTTGGGCCGGCATGGGCCCAGCTTGGACAACTTCCTGCGTAAGAAGCCACTCGCCTCCGAGCACAGGAAGCAGCCCTGCCCATATG GAAGGAAATGCACCTATGGCATCAAGTGCCGATTCTTCCACCCGGAGCGGCCAAGCCGCCCCCAGCGTTCCGTGGCTGATGAGCTCCGTGCCAACGCCCGTCTCTCGCCCCCCAGGGCCCCGGGCAAGGACAAGAGCGGCCGACAGCCTTCATCTTCACCTCAGCCTGGCTCTCTGCCTACTGAGGGTGAGCCGTGCGGCCTGGAGGGGAAGAACCTGGGGGCCCGGGCGTCCCCAGGACCCCGCCAGGAAGGTCTGACACAGACCTTTGCCCCTGCAGGCAAGAGCCTCGCGTCCAGCAGTGGCAGCTTCGGGCCCACAGACTggttcccccagcccctggactCGCTGCCATACGCCTCCCAGGACTGCCTGGACTCGGGCATTGGCTCCCTGGAGAGCCAGATGTCCGAACTGTGGGGGGTTCGGGGAGGAGGCCCTGGCGAGCCGGGCCCACCTCGGGGCCCGTACGCCAGTTATGGCCCCTATGGCTCTGAGCTCCCAGCCACTCCGGCCTTTTCTGCCTTTGGACAGGCTCTGGGTGCTGGTCACTTTAGCGTCCCTGCTGAGTATGTGCCCCCGCCCCCCGCCTATCCACCTCGAGATTACTGGTCGGAGCCGTACcagctgcccccacccaccccggTCCTCCAGGAGACCCACGTGCAAAGCCCAGGGGCTGACCGGGGCCCATGGGGTGGGGCAGGCAGCCTCACCAAGGAGCGGGCCAGTGTGTACACCAAGCTGTGCGGCGTCTTCCCCCCACACCTGGTGGAGGCTGTGATGGGGCACTACCCGCAGCTCCTGGACCCCCAGAAGCTGGCTGCCAAGATCCTCTCCTACAAGTCCCAGCACCTCAGCGGGTAG